One Tubulanus polymorphus chromosome 5, tnTubPoly1.2, whole genome shotgun sequence DNA segment encodes these proteins:
- the LOC141905765 gene encoding glycine receptor subunit alpha-2-like, producing the protein MELYRWALCFATIAYQCEIVQPAARKLKRSELMKELLKHYDKSVAPNFDDDEATEVLVNILVGSIDSINERTMDYDISIFLRQSWFDNRLKFGDLINDTMLTLDASIIKDLWVPDTFFTNEKSGHIHDITLPNRLIRLYEDGRIYYSTRISITLSCPMVLHKFPMDVQKCVLAIESFAFTEDRLVFKWADENSIEINPHLEFPQFDLIDATATSGCQRNYSTGRFSCLEVNFTLKRNVGFYVFQTYVPSCLIVMLSWVSFWIHVDAIPARISLGVITILAMITQTSGVQQSLPRVSYVKAIDVWMSTCLLFVFTALLEFAIVNVYSRKEIKQRTKKISASPSNDDTSVNVISSGKENIADNDIANNKEETKEVYITDPAGRVTARRIDSLSRQCFPGVFAIFNVVYWTVYCVVRDETFR; encoded by the exons ATGGAATTGTACAGATGGGCGCTATGCTTCGCGACGATCGCTTATCAATGCGAAATAGTACAGCCTGCAGCCAGAAAGCTGAAACG ATCCGAACTGATGAAAGAACTTTTAAAACATTACGACAAATCCGTGGCCCCAAATTTCGACGACG ATGAGGCTACCGAGGTCTTGGTAAATATATTGGTAGGAAGTATCGACTCAATAAACGAAAGGACTATG gaTTACGACATCTCGATATTTCTCAGACAGTCGTGGTTTGATAATCGTCTGAAGTTCGGCGATTTGATCAACGACACGATGTTAACGTTGGACGCCAGCATCATCAAAGATCTTTGGGTACCGGACACGTTCTTCACAAATGAAAAGTCGGGACATATTCACGACATCACCCTTCCGAATCGGCTCATCCGGCTGTACGAAGATGGTCGGATATATTACAGCACGAG AATCTCTATAACACTTTCCTGCCCGATGGTGTTGCACAAATTTCCAATGGATGTACAAAAATGCGTCTTGGCAATTGAAAGCT TTGCCTTTACCGAAGACCGCCTGGTGTTCAAATGGGCAGATGAAAACTCGATAGAAATCAACCCACACCTGGAATTTCCACAGTTTGATTTGATCGATGCCACCGCTACATCCGGATGCCAACGGAATTATTCGACAG GGAGATTCAGTTGTCTTGAAGTTAACTTTACGTTGAAACGTAACGTAGGATTTTACGTGTTCCAAACATACGTGCCCAGTTGTCTGATCGTAATGTTGTCGTGGGTGTCATTTTGGATACACGTGGACGCCATACCGGCTCGTATATCACTGGGCGTCATCACTATACTGGCTATGATCACTCAAACATCTGGGGTACAGCAATCCTTGCCCCGCGTGTCGTACGTCAAAGCCATCGATGTCTGGATGTCTACGTGTTTGCTCTTCGTGTTCACTGCGCTTCTCGAGTTCGCCATCGTCAACGTCTACTCGAGAAAAGAGATAAAACAGCGAACGAAGAAAATATCTGCATCGCCGTCGAATGACGACACTTCGGTCAATGTG atttcatcTGGTAAAGAAAATATAGCTGACAATGATATTGCTAACAACAAAGAGGAAACGAAGGAGGTCTATATAACTGACCCAGCTGGTCGCGTGACAGCGCGCCGAATAGATAGCCTTTCTAGGCAATGTTTCCCTGGTGTTTTTGCCATCTTCAACGTGGTATATTGGACCGTTTATTGCGTAGTTCGTGATGAGACATTCCGATGA
- the LOC141905935 gene encoding glycine receptor subunit alpha-2-like, translating into MRWAFVLQYEMWVTLLLSVVVHFTSRNSVSAHPTANAMKRSEFLKKLLVDYDRRLPPNIDTDEPTIVDCSIFVVSFDSVNEMNMDYSMTVYMRQSWMDPRLDFQHLVNDSMIAVDSTMIEKLWVPDLYFPNGKGGNIHTITVPNKLIRLYEDGRVLYSVRLSLTVSCPMDLMKFPLDTQMCNLQMESFSFTTDRMRFEWNALAPVELNEYMQLPQFQLDHTETMNCWKSYSTGNFTCLEIRFFLRREIGYYLIQTYVPSMLIVMLSWVSFWINVEAVPARISLGIITILSMITQSSGIRASLPRVSYVKAIDVWMSTCLAFVFLAMLEYAIVNVYSRHEIKKRVTIKRRMKPEKSTFSESVALHSSNGGGGAENKKIREELYLRDPTGKKTARTIDKISRHMFPILFTLFNISYWLIYNLMNDRWNLGNDHSHAKGSNTVMGTDDILTPRGHH; encoded by the exons ATGCGATGGGCTTTTGTGCTACAGTATGAGATGTGGGTGACACTTCTTCTTTCCGTCGTGGTCCATTTTACTTCCAGAAACAGTGTGTCTGCTCATCCTACAGCAAATGCAATGAAAAG atCGGAATTCCTGAAGAAGCTTCTGGTCGATTACGACAGAAGGCTGCCTCCAAATATTGACACAG ACGAACCTACGATCGTTGATTGCTCCATTTTTGTAGTTagttttgattctgtaaacgaaatgaatATG GATTACTCAATGACGGTGTATATGCGACAATCCTGGATGGACCCGCGGCTTGATTTTCAACATCTCGTCAACGACTCGATGATAGCCGTCGACTCGACGATGATCGAAAAACTCTGGGTTCCCGATCTATATTTCCCGAACGGGAAAGGAGGAAACATACACACGATTACCGTGCCTAACAAGCTAATCCGTCTCTACGAAGATGGACGAGTTTTGTACAGTGTTAG GCTATCTTTAACTGTATCGTGTCCGATGGACCTAATGAAATTTCCGTTGGATACGCAAATGTGCAACCTTCAAATGGAGAGCT TTTCGTTTACGACCGATCGTATGAGGTTCGAATGGAACGCTTTGGCGCCCGTAGAGTTGAACGAATACATGCAGCTTCCTCAGTTCCAACTCGATCACACCGAAACGATGAACTGCTGGAAATCCTATTCCACGG GAAATTTCACATGTCTGGAGATAAGGTTTTTCTTGCGTCGCGAAATTGGTTACTACCTAATACAGACGTATGTGCCGAGCATGTTGATCGTCATGTTGTCTTGGGTTTCGTTCTGGATCAACGTGGAAGCAGTGCCGGCGCGAATTTCACTCGGTATCATTACCATCCTATCGATGATCACGCAAAGTTCCGGAATTCGGGCGTCTTTGCCCCGCGTGTCGTACGTCAAGGCCATAGATGTTTGGATGTCGACGTGTTTGGCGTTTGTGTTCCTGGCGATGCTGGAATACGCTATCGTAAATGTTTACAGCCGACACGAGATCAAGAAACGCGTTACGATAAAACGTCGCATGAAGCCGGAAAAATCTACCTTTTCGGAAAGCGTCGCTTTG CATTCTTCGAACGGCGGCGGCGGTGCCGAGAATAAGAAGATTCGCGAGGAGCTATACCTGAGGGATCCAACGGGCAAAAAGACAGCTCGAACGATCGATAAAATAAGCCGCCACATGTTCCCCATTCTTTTTACGCTTTTCAACATTTCCTATTGGCttatatacaatttgatgaatgacCGATGGAATCTAGGAAACGATCACTCGCACGCCAAGGGATCTAACACCGTAATGGGGACAGACGACATTCTAACGCCCCGAGGGCACCATTGA